One Thermosipho atlanticus DSM 15807 DNA window includes the following coding sequences:
- a CDS encoding DUF3226 domain-containing protein, translated as MKKVFPTEINESTIIFVEGKDDEQFLRGLLQKIEIEDYKIIQLNGKNNLNKVLPAAVKVSGFDKVKNILIILDADDSPDNTFKSVLSALKKANLPLPKRPGEPTNNGQIKVGIFLFPDCKNPGTIEDLIIRSFDKNVLNCIKEYINCAEKLGFNPKNEAKSFVYCYIAVQHEPSGNFDVSIKRKHIDLEASVFDNIKEFLKRMVCR; from the coding sequence ATGAAAAAAGTATTTCCCACTGAAATTAATGAATCGACAATAATATTTGTTGAAGGAAAAGACGACGAACAATTTTTAAGAGGACTTTTGCAAAAAATAGAGATAGAAGATTATAAAATTATACAGTTAAATGGTAAAAATAATCTAAATAAAGTATTGCCAGCAGCAGTAAAAGTAAGTGGATTTGATAAAGTAAAAAATATATTGATTATCCTTGATGCAGATGATTCACCTGATAACACTTTTAAAAGTGTTTTATCAGCTTTAAAAAAAGCTAATTTACCGTTGCCTAAAAGGCCAGGTGAGCCTACAAATAATGGACAGATTAAGGTGGGAATATTTTTATTCCCAGATTGTAAGAATCCTGGTACTATTGAAGATTTAATTATAAGATCTTTTGATAAAAATGTTTTGAACTGTATTAAAGAGTACATAAATTGTGCAGAAAAATTAGGTTTTAATCCCAAAAATGAAGCGAAATCATTTGTTTATTGTTACATAGCAGTGCAACACGAGCCTTCCGGAAATTTTGATGTATCGATTAAGAGGAAACATATAGATCTTGAAGCATCGGTATTTGATAACATAAAAGAATTTTTAAAACGTATGGTTTGTAGATAA
- a CDS encoding ATP-binding protein gives MFVGREKELKTLNELYKEDKFQFVVVYGRRRVGKTTLLLEFCKEKPCIFYVADESVDSISLEKFSKEVFSYFHLSGLSSFKTWEEAFNFLGERSKEKRLVIVIDEFQYLVNSNKSIPSILQKLIDHHLKNTKLFLIICGSYVSFMEKEVLGYESPLYGRRTAQFEITPFDFFDSKKFFPKYDLESQVSVYGILGGTPQYLITFDENLYVFENVKQKILNKSSYLYEEPRFLLREELREPMLYNSILEAIATGRTKLNEIATKIKVNNAKVSKYIDTLINLKIVEKIKPEPIGKTGRSSIFKIKDNFFRFWYRFVFENRELIEQELLDTVLEKKIKPFINDYLGFVFEDIAFEYLKKMNKNGKLPFVFERIGKWWGNNPIKKQEEEIDIVAYDKENILFGECKWKNGLVDMSIVKKMIDKSVLFDFKNKFYVFFSKNGFTDEVVNFSKVSGNILLFSLNDLINLS, from the coding sequence ATGTTCGTGGGTAGGGAAAAAGAATTGAAAACTTTGAATGAGTTATACAAAGAGGATAAATTTCAATTTGTTGTTGTATATGGTCGAAGACGAGTTGGAAAAACTACTTTACTTTTAGAGTTTTGCAAAGAAAAACCTTGTATTTTTTATGTAGCAGATGAATCTGTAGACAGTATATCTTTAGAGAAGTTTTCAAAAGAAGTTTTTTCATATTTCCATTTAAGTGGTTTGAGTAGTTTTAAGACATGGGAAGAGGCATTTAATTTTTTAGGTGAAAGGTCAAAGGAAAAAAGGTTGGTTATAGTAATAGATGAGTTTCAATATCTTGTAAATTCCAACAAAAGTATACCATCGATTTTACAAAAATTGATAGATCATCATTTAAAAAATACTAAATTATTTTTGATTATCTGTGGTTCGTATGTTAGTTTTATGGAAAAAGAGGTTTTAGGATATGAAAGTCCATTGTATGGTAGGAGAACCGCACAATTTGAAATTACTCCATTTGATTTTTTTGATAGTAAAAAGTTCTTTCCAAAGTATGATTTGGAAAGTCAAGTTAGTGTGTATGGGATTTTAGGTGGAACACCTCAATATCTAATAACTTTTGATGAAAATTTGTATGTTTTTGAAAATGTAAAACAAAAAATTTTAAATAAATCATCTTATCTATACGAAGAACCAAGATTTTTGTTACGTGAAGAGTTAAGAGAGCCAATGTTGTACAATTCTATTTTAGAAGCAATTGCGACTGGAAGAACAAAATTAAATGAAATTGCTACAAAAATAAAAGTTAATAATGCCAAGGTTTCGAAATATATAGATACGCTAATTAATTTGAAAATAGTTGAAAAAATCAAACCAGAACCAATAGGCAAAACTGGAAGAAGCAGCATTTTTAAAATTAAAGACAATTTTTTCAGATTTTGGTACAGATTTGTCTTTGAAAATAGGGAATTAATTGAACAAGAATTGTTGGATACTGTGTTAGAGAAAAAGATTAAACCGTTTATAAATGATTATTTGGGGTTTGTATTTGAGGATATAGCCTTTGAATATCTAAAAAAGATGAATAAAAATGGAAAATTACCATTTGTTTTTGAAAGAATAGGAAAATGGTGGGGAAATAATCCTATAAAAAAACAAGAAGAGGAAATAGATATAGTTGCCTATGATAAAGAAAATATCCTTTTTGGAGAATGCAAATGGAAAAATGGTTTGGTTGATATGTCTATTGTAAAAAAAATGATAGACAAAAGCGTTTTGTTTGATTTTAAAA